ACCCGGAACGGCAAGCAGGTGTACGGGCCGGGCATGGTCGTGTGGCTTCCGCCGATGACGGGCCATGAGGCGCGGAACGAGAGCCAGCGCCCGGTGCGACTGCACGCCCTGGGCCTCAAGCGCTGCGAGTAGCCCCCGGGCGCCGGGGGATCAGCCCGCCCCCAGCACCTCATGGACCACCCGCTGCATCTCGTCCAGGGCGAAGGGCTTGGCGAGAGCCACGACGCCCGCCGCCTCGATGAACTCTCGCGTCTCCCTCGTCAGGGCGTCGCCGGTCATCAGGATGAAGCGCCGGGTGAGCTCCGGGCGTTCCGCCTGCAGCCTGCGGTAGAGCCCGGGGCCGTCGAGCCCGGGCATGCGCGCGTCGCTGATGATGACGTCGTAGCTGCGCTGACCCAGCGCCTCGAGGGCGGCAAGTCCGTCCTGCGCCGCTTCCGCGCGGTGCCCATCGGCCGAGAGGAGATCGACCACCAGG
The Candidatus Rokuibacteriota bacterium genome window above contains:
- a CDS encoding response regulator is translated as MGSGSCSRWPTPAPGIAADVLARIFEPFFTTKEAGEGTGLGLPICRGIVEGHGGTLTVTSEPGRGAAFTMDLPAGRVGTVAVPAPASELAPQAGPRAILVVDDEADVRNLVVDLLSADGHRAEAAQDGLAALEALGQRSYDVIISDARMPGLDGPGLYRRLQAERPELTRRFILMTGDALTRETREFIEAAGVVALAKPFALDEMQRVVHEVLGAG
- a CDS encoding cupin domain-containing protein, producing the protein MAIVSEGELTLVTRNGKQVYGPGMVVWLPPMTGHEARNESQRPVRLHALGLKRCE